Proteins from a single region of Larus michahellis chromosome 13, bLarMic1.1, whole genome shotgun sequence:
- the TANGO2 gene encoding transport and Golgi organization protein 2 homolog isoform X2, translating to MCILLFKFDPRPVSKNAYRLILAANRDEFYHRPSKSADFWDSSNEILSGLDMEEGKEGGTWLGISKKGKMAALTNYMQPKIDKNAKGRGALVTNFLTTDLDSYSYLKKVSVEGHLYNGFNLLAADLNTTKGDVICYYGNKGEPEPVFLNPGIYGLSNSLLDTPWKKLQYGKQLFTEVVRRSQDLTKEDLVQELLTVMNNQEPQLPDPAIEDQGKDYIRPILNEYAAVCVRCPGYGTSSS from the exons ATGTGCATCCTTCTATTCAAATTTGACCCCCGACCAGTTTCAAAAAATGCATACAG GCTTATTCTAGCAGCTAATAGAGATGAATTTTACCACAGACCATCCAAATCGGCAGACTTTTGGGACAGCAGCAATGAGATCCTCAGTG GTCTGGATATGGAGGAAGGCAAAGAAGGTGGGACATGGCTGGGAATCAGTAAGAAAGGCAAGATGGCAGCCCTGACCAACTATATGCAGCCAAAGATtgataaaaatgcaaaaggaagag GTGCTCTTGTAACAAACTTCTTGACTACAGATCTGGACAGCTACTCCTACTTGAAGAAAGTTTCAGTAGAAGGACATCTTTACAATGGATTTAATTTATTAGCAGCTGACTTGAA tacCACCAAAGGAGATGTAATTTGCTACTATGGAAACAAAGGAGAACCAGAACCTGTTTTCCTAAATCCTG GAATATATGGATTGAGTAATTCTTTATTGGATACACCGTGGAAGAAACTTCAATACGGGAAGCAGCTTTTCACAGAAGTGGTCAGGAGAAGTCAAGACCTCACCAAAGAAGACTTGGTGCAGGAGCTTCTTACAGTGATGAATAATCAAGAGCC TCAATTACCAGACCCTGCGATTGAAGACCAAGGGAAGGATTACATACGCCCCATACTGAACGAGTACGCAGCCGTGTGTGTCCGCTGCCCAGGGTATGGAACCAG cAGTTCCTAA
- the TANGO2 gene encoding transport and Golgi organization protein 2 homolog isoform X1 → MCILLFKFDPRPVSKNAYRLILAANRDEFYHRPSKSADFWDSSNEILSGLDMEEGKEGGTWLGISKKGKMAALTNYMQPKIDKNAKGRGALVTNFLTTDLDSYSYLKKVSVEGHLYNGFNLLAADLNTTKGDVICYYGNKGEPEPVFLNPGIYGLSNSLLDTPWKKLQYGKQLFTEVVRRSQDLTKEDLVQELLTVMNNQEPQLPDPAIEDQGKDYIRPILNEYAAVCVRCPGYGTRTNTVVLIDAEGRVTFTERNMVDADVNQWKTSSYEFKLHT, encoded by the exons ATGTGCATCCTTCTATTCAAATTTGACCCCCGACCAGTTTCAAAAAATGCATACAG GCTTATTCTAGCAGCTAATAGAGATGAATTTTACCACAGACCATCCAAATCGGCAGACTTTTGGGACAGCAGCAATGAGATCCTCAGTG GTCTGGATATGGAGGAAGGCAAAGAAGGTGGGACATGGCTGGGAATCAGTAAGAAAGGCAAGATGGCAGCCCTGACCAACTATATGCAGCCAAAGATtgataaaaatgcaaaaggaagag GTGCTCTTGTAACAAACTTCTTGACTACAGATCTGGACAGCTACTCCTACTTGAAGAAAGTTTCAGTAGAAGGACATCTTTACAATGGATTTAATTTATTAGCAGCTGACTTGAA tacCACCAAAGGAGATGTAATTTGCTACTATGGAAACAAAGGAGAACCAGAACCTGTTTTCCTAAATCCTG GAATATATGGATTGAGTAATTCTTTATTGGATACACCGTGGAAGAAACTTCAATACGGGAAGCAGCTTTTCACAGAAGTGGTCAGGAGAAGTCAAGACCTCACCAAAGAAGACTTGGTGCAGGAGCTTCTTACAGTGATGAATAATCAAGAGCC TCAATTACCAGACCCTGCGATTGAAGACCAAGGGAAGGATTACATACGCCCCATACTGAACGAGTACGCAGCCGTGTGTGTCCGCTGCCCAGGGTATGGAACCAG GACTAACACGGTCGTTCTCATTGACGCGGAAGGACGGGTCACGTTCACGGAGCGCAACATGGTCGATGCAGACGTCAACCAGTGGAAAACAAGCAGCTATGAATTCAAACTGCACACGTAG
- the TANGO2 gene encoding transport and Golgi organization protein 2 homolog isoform X3 translates to MCILLFKFDPRPVSKNAYRLILAANRDEFYHRPSKSADFWDSSNEILSGLDMEEGKEGGTWLGISKKGKMAALTNYMQPKIDKNAKGRGALVTNFLTTDLDSYSYLKKVSVEGHLYNGFNLLAADLNTTKGDVICYYGNKGEPEPVFLNPGIYGLSNSLLDTPWKKLQYGKQLFTEVVRRSQDLTKEDLVQELLTVMNNQEPQLPDPAIEDQGKDYIRPILNEYAAVCVRCPGYGTSS, encoded by the exons ATGTGCATCCTTCTATTCAAATTTGACCCCCGACCAGTTTCAAAAAATGCATACAG GCTTATTCTAGCAGCTAATAGAGATGAATTTTACCACAGACCATCCAAATCGGCAGACTTTTGGGACAGCAGCAATGAGATCCTCAGTG GTCTGGATATGGAGGAAGGCAAAGAAGGTGGGACATGGCTGGGAATCAGTAAGAAAGGCAAGATGGCAGCCCTGACCAACTATATGCAGCCAAAGATtgataaaaatgcaaaaggaagag GTGCTCTTGTAACAAACTTCTTGACTACAGATCTGGACAGCTACTCCTACTTGAAGAAAGTTTCAGTAGAAGGACATCTTTACAATGGATTTAATTTATTAGCAGCTGACTTGAA tacCACCAAAGGAGATGTAATTTGCTACTATGGAAACAAAGGAGAACCAGAACCTGTTTTCCTAAATCCTG GAATATATGGATTGAGTAATTCTTTATTGGATACACCGTGGAAGAAACTTCAATACGGGAAGCAGCTTTTCACAGAAGTGGTCAGGAGAAGTCAAGACCTCACCAAAGAAGACTTGGTGCAGGAGCTTCTTACAGTGATGAATAATCAAGAGCC TCAATTACCAGACCCTGCGATTGAAGACCAAGGGAAGGATTACATACGCCCCATACTGAACGAGTACGCAGCCGTGTGTGTCCGCTGCCCAGGGTATGGAACCAG TTCCTAA